One window from the genome of Cryptomeria japonica chromosome 6, Sugi_1.0, whole genome shotgun sequence encodes:
- the LOC131071795 gene encoding uncharacterized protein LOC131071795 codes for MGLLCTQKTPASPRGKEGKKGAVDWVYVSFCAKMSESGLYNPGMSTWIEAYNTAERTWQRVVEIPGLEEDQILKGFGMVSIGKALFVAGGRVCRKNLCDTMPSPPSEIDIRVSNELYKLDCVTNTWTRCADLNTARVDFACSVYDGKIYVAGGRSQTTCAKGVSSAEVYDPELDTWTLLPSMSTGRYKSVGVTWEGKIYIVGGFAGPEDSEQMILPYTNYRSSVEVFDPAEGRWSLIPGMWQLDVPPNQIVTVNERLYSSGDCLTMWKGHIEAYDSKLNMWKIVEGSHLRTMQNPAVLGNLSPDNGRGEQLYVTMAAVGSRLFFLGGHRLPDDYTRCKSTIYVFDTSPYAEEDQLWENFEPVEENLCKEICSHCCVVRM; via the coding sequence AAAAGGGGGCAGTAGACTGGGTATACGTCTCGTTCTGCGCGAAAATGTCAGAATCAGGGTTATATAACCCCGGGATGTCAACCTGGATCGAAGCATACAACACAGCGGAAAGAACCTGGCAGCGCGTGGTGGAAATTCCAGGCCTGGAAGAAGATCAGATCCTCAAGGGTTTCGGCATGGTGTCCATCGGCAAAGCTCTGTTCGTCGCCGGCGGTCGCGTCTGCCGGAAAAATCTTTGCGATACCATGCCGTCTCCTCCGTCGGAAATCGACATCCGAGTCAGCAACGAGCTTTACAAGCTGGACTGCGTGACGAACACGTGGACCCGTTGCGCGGACCTCAATACTGCCAGGGTGGACTTCGCCTGCAGCGTCTACGACGGGAAAATCTACGTGGCGGGTGGCCGGAGCCAGACGACCTGCGCCAAGGGGGTTTCCAGCGCTGAGGTGTACGATCCTGAGCTCGACACGTGGACTCTTCTGCCGAGCATGAGCACGGGAAGGTACAAATCCGTTGGAGTGACCTGGGAGGGGAAGATTTATATAGTCGGAGGGTTTGCCGGGCCGGAAGATTCAGAGCAAATGATTTTGCCCTATACCAATTATCGGAGCTCTGTTGAGGTTTTCGATCCGGCGGAAGGGCGGTGGAGCTTGATCCCTGGCATGTGGCAGCTGGATGTTCCGCCGAATCAAATTGTGACTGTAAATGAACGGCTTTACAGTTCCGGCGACTGCCTTACCATGTGGAAAGGGCATATTGAGGCTTATGACAGCAAGCTCAATATGTGGAAGATTGTGGAGGGATCTCACCTGAGGACTATGCAGAACCCTGCAGTTCTTGGAAATTTAAGTCCAGATAATGGCAGGGGTGAGCAGCTTTATGTGACAATGGCGGCCGTGGGGAGCAGGCTCTTCTTTCTGGGAGGGCATCGCCTTCCTGACGACTATACCCGCTGTAAGTCCACCATTTATGTGTTTGACACGTCTCCTTATGCGGAGGAAGATCAGCTGTGGGAGAATTTTGAGCCTGTGGAGGAGAATCTCTGTAAGGAGATCTGCAGCCACTGCTGTGTTGTGAGGATGTGA